The following proteins come from a genomic window of Pseudomonas hygromyciniae:
- the dnaB gene encoding replicative DNA helicase, whose translation MNDISAPEQYDLQTAALKVPPHSIEAEQAVLGGLMLDNNAWERVLDQVSDGDFYRHDHRLIFRAIAKLADQNSPIDVVTLAEQLDKEGQTSQVGGLGYLGELAKNTPSVANIKAYAQIVRERATLRQLIGISTEIADSAFNPEGRTAAEILDEAERQIFQIAEARPKTGGPVSVNDLLTKAIDRIDTLFNTDNAITGISTGYTDLDEKTSGLQPSDLIIVAGRPSMGKTTFAMNLVENAVLRSDKAVLVYSLEMPGESLIMRMLSSLGRIDQTKVRAGRLEDDDWPRLTSAVNLLNDRKLFIDDTAGISPSEMRARTRRLVREHGDIALIMIDYLQLMQIPGSSGDNRTNEISEISRSLKALAKEFNCPVVALSQLNRSLEQRPNKRPVNSDLRESGAIEQDADVIMFVYRDEVYHPETEHKGIAEIIIGKQRNGPIGFIRLAFIGKYTRFENLAPGSYNFDDDE comes from the coding sequence ATGAACGATATTTCAGCTCCTGAGCAATACGATCTGCAAACCGCTGCCCTGAAGGTGCCGCCGCATTCCATCGAGGCCGAACAGGCCGTGCTCGGTGGCTTGATGCTGGACAACAACGCCTGGGAACGCGTGCTCGATCAAGTCTCGGACGGTGACTTCTATCGCCATGACCACCGCCTGATCTTTCGCGCCATTGCCAAGCTGGCCGACCAGAACTCACCGATCGACGTGGTGACCCTGGCCGAGCAACTGGACAAGGAAGGCCAGACCTCACAAGTCGGCGGCCTCGGCTACCTCGGTGAATTGGCAAAGAACACGCCATCCGTCGCCAACATCAAGGCCTACGCCCAAATCGTGCGCGAGCGGGCGACCCTGCGCCAGTTGATCGGTATCAGCACCGAAATTGCCGACAGCGCCTTCAACCCCGAAGGCCGCACCGCCGCCGAGATCCTCGACGAAGCCGAGCGCCAGATCTTCCAGATTGCCGAAGCCCGCCCGAAAACCGGCGGCCCGGTCAGCGTCAACGACCTGTTGACCAAGGCTATCGACCGCATCGACACCTTGTTCAATACCGATAACGCCATCACCGGCATCTCCACCGGCTACACCGACCTCGACGAGAAGACCAGCGGCCTGCAGCCGTCCGACCTGATCATCGTCGCCGGCCGTCCATCCATGGGTAAAACCACCTTTGCGATGAACCTGGTGGAAAACGCCGTGTTGCGTAGCGACAAGGCCGTTCTGGTGTACTCCCTGGAGATGCCAGGCGAATCGCTGATCATGCGTATGCTTTCCTCGTTGGGGCGGATCGACCAGACCAAGGTGCGTGCCGGTCGTCTGGAAGACGACGATTGGCCGCGCCTGACCTCGGCGGTCAACCTGCTCAACGACCGCAAGCTGTTCATCGACGACACCGCCGGTATCAGCCCCTCCGAGATGCGGGCGCGTACCCGGCGCCTGGTGCGTGAGCACGGCGACATCGCCCTGATCATGATCGACTACCTGCAGTTGATGCAGATCCCTGGCTCCAGCGGTGATAACCGCACCAACGAGATTTCCGAAATCTCCCGTTCCCTCAAAGCCCTGGCCAAGGAATTCAACTGCCCGGTGGTGGCCTTGTCCCAGCTCAACCGTTCCCTGGAGCAACGTCCAAACAAGCGCCCGGTGAACTCCGACTTGCGGGAATCCGGAGCGATCGAGCAGGATGCCGACGTGATCATGTTCGTGTACCGCGACGAGGTGTATCACCCCGAGACCGAGCACAAAGGTATTGCCGAAATCATCATCGGCAAGCAGCGGAACGGGCCGATCGGCTTTATCCGCCTGGCGTTCATCGGTAAGTACACGCGCTTCGAGAACCTGGCGCCGGGCAGCTACAACTTCGACGACGACGAATAA
- the rlmB gene encoding 23S rRNA (guanosine(2251)-2'-O)-methyltransferase RlmB, translating to MSLEKIYGVHAVEALLRHHPKRVKQVWLAEGRSEPRVQALVELANQNKVAIGQAERREMDVWVEGVHQGVVADVSPSQVWGEAMLDELLDRTEGAPLLLVLDGVTDPHNLGACLRSADAAGALAVIVPKDKSATLTPVVRKVACGAAEVIPLVAVTNLARTLEKLQQRGLWVVGTAGEAEVSIYDQDLTGPTILIMGAEGKGMRRLTREHCDYLVHLPMAGSVSSLNVSVATGVCLFEAQRQRGAKAKTKK from the coding sequence ATGAGTCTGGAAAAAATCTACGGCGTGCACGCCGTAGAAGCGTTGCTGCGTCACCATCCCAAGCGCGTCAAGCAAGTGTGGCTGGCCGAAGGTCGCAGCGAGCCGCGTGTGCAAGCGCTGGTCGAACTGGCCAACCAGAACAAGGTTGCCATCGGCCAGGCCGAGCGTCGTGAAATGGACGTGTGGGTCGAAGGCGTGCACCAGGGCGTGGTCGCGGACGTGAGTCCGAGCCAGGTCTGGGGCGAGGCGATGCTCGACGAATTGCTTGATCGCACCGAAGGCGCGCCGCTGTTGCTGGTGCTCGACGGCGTGACCGACCCGCATAACCTCGGCGCCTGCCTGCGTTCGGCGGACGCTGCCGGTGCGCTGGCGGTGATCGTGCCTAAAGACAAGTCGGCCACGTTGACGCCGGTTGTACGTAAAGTCGCCTGCGGTGCGGCGGAAGTGATTCCGCTGGTGGCCGTGACCAACCTGGCACGCACCCTGGAAAAACTCCAGCAGCGCGGCTTGTGGGTCGTGGGGACGGCGGGGGAGGCCGAGGTCAGTATCTATGACCAGGATCTTACCGGCCCGACCATCCTGATCATGGGGGCTGAAGGCAAGGGTATGCGTCGCCTGACCCGTGAGCATTGCGACTACCTGGTGCACTTGCCGATGGCCGGTAGCGTCAGCAGCCTCAACGTTTCAGTCGCAACGGGCGTCTGCCTGTTCGAAGCCCAGCGCCAGCGTGGCGCCAAGGCCAAGACCAAGAAGTAA
- a CDS encoding NAD synthetase: MSNPLLNIGMDSNRSQFMARQRIESQINLPRLFAAIDADPGIVGAGVVYIDADFNVITLREFKPICSIKPKRIILREAQKYIAPTQFAHHVVSNPRESRLIGEAVNTGVSCLGAVISWAAIASGTILVPFSGGASSVIVVVGYAAAGASLLQCFNGIARTALEVAKPEVKDWLDSEGWYQNASIVLDAVSLAGVSASTLTTVKLVRAAKASTGKSLRDVLRGLNRQERAKLTKELLSINHPSLTAKMLKLKQASGELTKRFTPTQLKHSTTTQIKDVLGASIGFGGSAYSGNVNTIAIGLYEEINE; this comes from the coding sequence ATGAGCAACCCCCTGCTCAACATCGGCATGGACTCCAACCGCTCCCAGTTCATGGCACGCCAGCGCATCGAAAGCCAAATCAACCTGCCACGCCTGTTCGCAGCCATCGACGCTGACCCCGGCATTGTCGGCGCGGGGGTGGTGTATATCGACGCTGACTTCAATGTCATTACCCTGCGCGAGTTCAAGCCGATCTGCAGCATCAAGCCCAAGCGCATCATTTTGCGTGAGGCGCAGAAGTACATTGCGCCGACGCAGTTTGCCCATCATGTCGTGAGCAATCCTCGAGAATCCCGACTGATTGGCGAAGCCGTAAATACCGGTGTCTCCTGCTTGGGCGCTGTCATCAGTTGGGCTGCAATCGCCAGTGGAACAATTCTGGTGCCTTTCAGTGGCGGCGCCAGTTCCGTCATCGTTGTGGTGGGATATGCGGCTGCCGGTGCAAGTTTGCTTCAGTGTTTCAACGGCATTGCCCGAACAGCGCTGGAGGTCGCCAAACCTGAGGTAAAGGATTGGCTCGACAGTGAGGGCTGGTACCAGAATGCTTCCATTGTGCTGGACGCAGTATCACTGGCAGGCGTGAGCGCTTCGACCCTGACGACGGTCAAGCTGGTCAGGGCCGCCAAAGCATCGACGGGCAAGAGCCTGCGTGACGTGCTTCGAGGGTTGAATCGCCAGGAAAGAGCCAAGCTCACGAAAGAGCTACTCAGCATCAACCATCCCAGCTTGACTGCGAAGATGCTCAAATTGAAGCAGGCGTCGGGTGAACTCACCAAGCGTTTTACCCCTACGCAGCTCAAGCACAGCACCACTACCCAGATCAAAGACGTCCTGGGCGCAAGCATAGGGTTTGGCGGGAGTGCGTACTCCGGAAACGTCAATACCATCGCGATAGGGTTGTACGAGGAAATAAACGAATGA
- the rpsR gene encoding 30S ribosomal protein S18, with product MARFFRRRKFCRFTAEEVKEIDYKDLNTLKAYVSETGKIVPSRITGTKARYQRQLATAIKRARFLALLAYTDSHGR from the coding sequence ATGGCACGTTTCTTCCGTCGTCGTAAGTTTTGCCGCTTCACCGCTGAAGAAGTGAAGGAGATCGACTACAAAGATCTCAACACTCTGAAAGCCTACGTATCCGAGACCGGCAAAATTGTTCCAAGCCGTATCACCGGTACCAAAGCTCGTTATCAGCGTCAGCTGGCCACCGCTATCAAGCGCGCCCGCTTCCTGGCCCTGCTGGCCTACACCGACAGCCACGGCCGCTGA
- a CDS encoding YgiQ family radical SAM protein, with protein sequence MQTAKPLFDYPKYWAECFGPAPFLPMSREEMDQLGWDSCDIIIVTGDAYVDHPSFGMAIIGRLLEAQGFRVGIIAQPNWQSKDDFMKLGEPNLFFGVAAGNMDSMINRYTADKKIRSDDAYTPGGMAGKRPDRASLVYSQRCKEAYKNVPIVLGGIEASLRRIAHYDYWQDRVRNSILIDATADILLYGNAERAIVEVAQRLSWGHKIEDITDVRGTAFIRRDTPEGWYEVDSTRIDRPGKVDKIINPYVNTQDTQACAIEQEKGPVEDPEEAKVVQILASPRMTRDKTVIRLPSVEKVRGDAVLYAHANRVLHLETNPGNARALVQKHGEVDVWFNPPPIPMTTEEMDYVFGMPYARVPHPVYGKEKIPAYDMIRFSVNIMRGCFGGCTFCSITEHEGRIIQNRSEESIIREIEEIRDKVPGFTGVISDLGGPTANMYRIACKSPEIESACRKPSCVFPGICPNLNTDHSSLIQLYRSARALPGVKKILIASGLRYDLAVESPEYVKELVTHHVGGYLKIAPEHTEEGPLNQMMKPGIGSYDKFKRMFEKYTKEAGKEQYLIPYFIAAHPGTTDEDMMNLALWLKGNGFRADQVQAFYPSPMATATAMYHSGKNPLRKVTYKSDAVTIVKSEEQRRLHKAFLRYHDPKGWPMLREALTRMGRADLIGPGKDQLIPLHQPSTDSYQSARRKNSTPVGSHKVAKETTTKILTQHTGLPPRGSDGSNPWDKREQAKAAAQARNKQAAKERADAAKGKGGKPARKPVVPR encoded by the coding sequence ATGCAAACAGCCAAGCCGTTATTTGACTATCCCAAGTACTGGGCCGAATGTTTCGGTCCAGCGCCATTCCTGCCCATGAGCAGGGAGGAGATGGATCAGCTTGGCTGGGATTCATGCGACATCATCATCGTCACCGGTGATGCCTACGTTGACCATCCGTCGTTCGGCATGGCAATCATCGGCCGGCTGCTGGAGGCCCAGGGCTTTCGCGTCGGGATCATTGCCCAGCCCAACTGGCAGTCCAAAGACGATTTCATGAAGCTCGGCGAGCCGAACCTGTTCTTCGGCGTCGCGGCCGGCAACATGGACTCGATGATCAACCGCTACACCGCCGACAAGAAAATCCGCTCTGACGACGCCTATACCCCTGGCGGCATGGCCGGCAAACGCCCGGACCGCGCCAGCCTGGTGTACAGCCAGCGTTGCAAGGAAGCCTACAAGAATGTGCCGATCGTACTCGGAGGCATCGAGGCTTCCCTGCGCCGCATCGCTCACTACGACTACTGGCAGGACCGGGTGCGCAACTCGATCCTGATCGATGCCACCGCCGACATCCTGCTGTACGGCAACGCCGAGCGGGCGATTGTCGAAGTCGCCCAGCGCCTGTCGTGGGGCCACAAGATCGAAGACATCACCGATGTACGCGGTACTGCGTTCATCCGCCGTGACACGCCCGAAGGCTGGTACGAGGTGGACTCCACCCGCATCGACCGCCCGGGCAAGGTCGACAAGATCATCAACCCGTACGTGAACACCCAGGACACCCAGGCCTGCGCCATCGAGCAGGAAAAGGGCCCGGTTGAAGATCCGGAAGAAGCCAAGGTCGTACAGATCCTCGCCAGCCCGCGCATGACCCGCGACAAGACCGTGATCCGCCTGCCTTCCGTAGAAAAAGTGCGTGGCGACGCGGTGCTGTATGCCCACGCCAACCGCGTATTGCACCTGGAAACCAACCCTGGCAACGCCCGCGCTCTGGTGCAGAAGCACGGTGAAGTGGACGTGTGGTTCAACCCGCCGCCCATTCCCATGACCACCGAAGAAATGGACTACGTGTTTGGCATGCCTTACGCACGTGTCCCGCATCCTGTGTATGGCAAGGAGAAGATCCCGGCCTACGACATGATCCGCTTCTCGGTGAACATCATGCGTGGCTGCTTCGGCGGCTGCACCTTCTGCTCGATCACCGAGCACGAAGGCCGGATCATCCAGAACCGTTCCGAAGAGTCGATCATTCGCGAGATCGAAGAGATCCGCGACAAGGTCCCGGGCTTTACCGGCGTGATTTCCGACCTTGGCGGCCCGACCGCGAACATGTACCGCATCGCCTGCAAGAGCCCGGAAATCGAATCCGCGTGTCGCAAGCCATCGTGCGTGTTCCCCGGCATCTGCCCGAACCTGAACACCGACCACTCCTCCTTGATCCAGCTGTACCGCAGCGCCCGCGCGTTGCCGGGTGTGAAGAAGATTCTGATCGCTTCCGGCCTGCGCTATGACCTGGCTGTCGAGTCGCCGGAGTACGTCAAGGAACTGGTGACCCACCACGTGGGTGGCTACCTGAAGATCGCCCCGGAACACACCGAGGAAGGTCCGCTCAACCAGATGATGAAACCGGGCATCGGCAGCTATGACAAGTTCAAGCGCATGTTCGAGAAGTACACCAAGGAAGCGGGCAAGGAGCAGTACCTGATCCCGTACTTCATCGCCGCCCACCCGGGCACCACCGATGAAGACATGATGAACCTGGCCCTGTGGCTCAAGGGCAATGGCTTCCGTGCCGACCAGGTGCAGGCGTTCTACCCGTCGCCAATGGCCACCGCCACCGCGATGTACCACTCGGGCAAGAACCCGCTGCGCAAGGTCACCTACAAGAGCGACGCGGTGACCATCGTCAAGAGCGAAGAACAGCGCCGCCTGCACAAGGCGTTCCTGCGTTACCACGACCCGAAGGGCTGGCCGATGCTGCGTGAAGCACTGACCCGCATGGGCCGCGCTGATCTGATCGGGCCGGGCAAGGACCAACTGATCCCACTGCACCAGCCGTCCACCGACAGCTACCAGAGCGCCCGTCGCAAGAACTCGACGCCGGTGGGCAGCCATAAGGTCGCCAAGGAAACCACCACCAAGATCCTCACCCAGCACACCGGTCTGCCGCCCCGTGGCAGCGATGGCAGCAACCCGTGGGACAAGCGCGAACAAGCCAAGGCCGCGGCCCAGGCGCGTAACAAGCAGGCGGCCAAGGAGCGCGCTGATGCGGCCAAGGGCAAGGGCGGCAAGCCTGCGCGCAAGCCTGTTGTGCCGCGTTGA
- a CDS encoding extracellular solute-binding protein — protein sequence MMIRDTRLKTSLLRGLTITLLGLTLLSPTAYSADKVELTLYNGQHKEVGDELAKAFEAKTGIHVNVRKGSSNQLASQVVEEGERSPADVIYTEESPPLNKLGEQGLLATIDASTLDVLPKEYVAANGAWMGVTARTRVVAFNPKLIKEDELPKSVLDFAGPEWQGKVGFVPTSGAFQEQAVAIIKLHGREAAEEWLTGLRAFGKVYSNNMVALKAVENGEVATVLVNNYYWFALKKEKTNLDSQLHYFTDGDAGGLITVSAAAALKSSKHPKEAQQLLAFMASEEGQRVITNTSAEYPLRKGMESNRGLKPFSELQPPKITPADLGNAEEALELEREVGLN from the coding sequence ATGATGATCCGCGATACCCGTCTCAAGACATCCCTTCTGCGTGGCCTGACCATCACTCTGCTCGGCCTGACCCTACTCTCGCCCACTGCCTATTCCGCCGACAAGGTTGAACTGACCCTGTACAACGGCCAGCACAAGGAAGTCGGCGACGAACTCGCCAAGGCCTTCGAAGCCAAGACCGGCATCCATGTGAATGTGCGCAAGGGCAGCAGCAACCAACTGGCCAGCCAGGTCGTTGAAGAGGGTGAGCGCTCCCCTGCCGACGTGATCTACACCGAAGAGTCCCCGCCGCTGAACAAACTCGGCGAACAAGGCCTGCTGGCGACCATCGATGCCAGCACGCTTGATGTATTACCCAAGGAATACGTGGCCGCCAACGGCGCCTGGATGGGCGTGACCGCACGCACTCGGGTCGTAGCCTTCAACCCGAAACTGATCAAGGAAGACGAACTGCCCAAGTCGGTGCTGGATTTTGCCGGCCCCGAGTGGCAAGGCAAGGTTGGCTTCGTCCCAACCAGCGGCGCCTTCCAGGAACAGGCCGTGGCGATCATCAAACTGCATGGTCGCGAAGCCGCCGAGGAATGGCTGACGGGCCTGCGTGCGTTCGGCAAGGTCTACAGCAACAATATGGTCGCCCTCAAAGCCGTGGAAAACGGCGAAGTAGCGACGGTACTGGTGAACAACTACTACTGGTTTGCCCTGAAGAAGGAAAAGACCAATCTGGATTCGCAACTGCACTACTTCACCGATGGCGATGCCGGCGGCCTGATTACCGTATCCGCAGCGGCAGCACTGAAATCCAGCAAGCACCCCAAGGAAGCGCAGCAGTTGCTGGCGTTCATGGCCAGCGAAGAAGGCCAGCGCGTGATCACCAACACGTCCGCCGAATATCCGCTGCGCAAAGGCATGGAATCCAATCGCGGCCTCAAGCCATTTAGCGAACTGCAACCGCCGAAAATCACTCCCGCCGACCTGGGCAATGCTGAAGAAGCCCTGGAGCTGGAACGTGAGGTTGGCCTGAACTGA
- the rpsF gene encoding 30S ribosomal protein S6, with amino-acid sequence MRHYEIIFLVHPDQSEQVGGMVERYTKLIEEDGGKIHRLEDWGRRQLAYAINNVHKAHYVMLNVECTGKALAELEDNFRYNDAVIRNLVIRREEAVTGQSEMLKAEENRSERRERRDRPEHEGAESADSDDSDNSDNADE; translated from the coding sequence ATGCGTCATTACGAAATCATCTTTTTGGTCCACCCGGATCAAAGCGAGCAAGTCGGCGGCATGGTTGAGCGTTACACCAAGCTGATCGAAGAAGACGGCGGCAAAATCCACCGTCTGGAAGATTGGGGCCGTCGTCAACTGGCCTACGCAATCAACAATGTTCACAAGGCTCACTACGTGATGCTGAACGTTGAGTGCACTGGCAAGGCCCTGGCCGAGCTGGAAGACAACTTCCGCTACAACGATGCAGTGATCCGTAACCTGGTCATCCGTCGCGAAGAAGCCGTAACCGGCCAATCCGAGATGCTCAAGGCTGAAGAAAACCGCAGTGAGCGCCGTGAGCGTCGCGACCGTCCTGAGCACGAAGGCGCTGAAAGCGCTGATAGTGATGACAGCGACAACAGCGATAACGCTGACGAGTAA
- the rplI gene encoding 50S ribosomal protein L9, producing MQLILLEKVANLGNLGDKVNVKAGYGRNYLLPYGKATAATAANLAAFEERRAELEKAAADKKASAETRAAQLAELEVTITATAGDEGKLFGSIGTHDIADALTASGVEVQKSEVRLPNGTIRNVGEFDVAVHLHAEVEATVRVVVVAA from the coding sequence ATGCAACTGATCCTTCTGGAAAAAGTCGCCAACCTGGGCAACCTGGGCGACAAAGTAAACGTTAAGGCCGGCTACGGTCGTAACTACCTGCTGCCATACGGCAAAGCTACCGCTGCAACCGCTGCCAACCTGGCTGCGTTTGAAGAGCGTCGCGCTGAGCTGGAAAAAGCTGCAGCAGACAAGAAAGCTTCGGCTGAAACCCGTGCTGCCCAACTGGCCGAGCTGGAAGTGACTATCACTGCCACCGCTGGCGACGAAGGCAAGCTGTTCGGTTCGATCGGTACTCACGACATCGCTGACGCACTGACCGCCTCCGGCGTTGAAGTGCAGAAGAGCGAAGTTCGTCTGCCGAACGGCACCATCCGCAACGTAGGCGAATTCGACGTAGCCGTGCACCTGCACGCTGAAGTTGAAGCCACCGTACGCGTTGTCGTGGTAGCAGCTTAA
- the rnr gene encoding ribonuclease R, with the protein MADWQSLDPEAAREAEKYENPIPSRELILAHLADRGSPASREQLVEEFGLTTEDQLEALRRRLRAMERDAQLIYTRRGTYAPVDKLDLILGRIAGHRDGFGFLIPDDGSDDLFMSPAQMRLVFDGDRALARVSGLDRRGRREGVIVEVVSRAHESIVGRYFEEGGIGFVIPDNPKVQQEVLVTPGRNGAAKVGQFVEVKITHWPTPRFQPQGDIVEVVGNYMAPGMEIDVALRTYDIPHVWPEAVLKEAAKLKPEVEEKDKEKRIDLRHLPFVTIDGEDARDFDDAVYCEAKPGKLRLFSGGWKLFVAIADVSSYVKIGSALDNEAQVRGNSVYFPERVIPMLPEQLSNGLCSLNPKVDRLAMVCEMTISKTGEMTDYQFYEAVIHSQARLTYNKVSTILEAPKTSEAKALRTQYAYVVPHLKQLYSLYKVLLGARHVRGAIDFETQETRIIFGSERKIAEITPTTRNDAHKLIEECMLAANVATAEFLKKHEIPALYRVHDGPPPERLEKLRAFLGELGLSLHKGKDGPSPKDYQALLASIKDRPDFHLIQTVMLRSLSQAVYSADNQGHFGLNYEAYTHFTSPIRRYPDLLTHRAIRSVIHSKQNTPHVKRAGAMTIPKARIYPYDEAALEQLGEQCSMSERRADEATRDVVNWLKCEFMKDRVGESFPGVITAVTGFGLFVELTDIYVEGLVHVTALPGDYYHFDPVHHRLAGERTGRSFRLGDTVEVRVMRVDLDERKIDFEMAEKTIDAPIGRKKRGAETAAPAKKGAPAKAAAAAEPAAKPARRSSTKEKVSDAYRPSDAAAKNAELRKSRELKQQLLNEAKSGGKAASGGKSQGADKPSSKPSKHRKGPPKAGSAPAKSSGSRKPKAKS; encoded by the coding sequence ATGGCCGATTGGCAGTCCCTCGATCCCGAGGCCGCTCGTGAAGCGGAAAAATATGAAAACCCTATTCCTAGCCGCGAACTGATCCTGGCGCATCTCGCCGATCGGGGTTCGCCTGCTAGCCGCGAGCAGCTGGTTGAAGAATTCGGTCTGACCACCGAAGACCAACTCGAAGCACTGCGCCGCCGCCTGCGCGCCATGGAGCGCGATGCACAGTTGATCTACACCCGTCGTGGCACTTACGCCCCGGTGGACAAGCTCGACCTGATCCTTGGCCGCATTGCTGGTCACCGTGATGGCTTCGGCTTCCTGATCCCTGACGATGGCAGCGATGATCTGTTCATGAGCCCGGCGCAAATGCGCCTGGTGTTCGATGGCGACCGTGCCCTGGCGCGCGTGTCTGGCCTGGACCGTCGTGGTCGCCGTGAAGGCGTGATCGTCGAAGTGGTGTCCCGTGCCCACGAGTCCATCGTCGGCCGTTACTTCGAAGAAGGCGGCATCGGCTTTGTGATCCCGGACAACCCGAAGGTCCAGCAAGAAGTGCTGGTGACCCCGGGCCGCAATGGCGCCGCCAAGGTCGGTCAATTTGTCGAGGTGAAAATCACCCACTGGCCAACCCCACGCTTCCAGCCACAGGGCGATATCGTCGAAGTGGTCGGCAATTACATGGCGCCGGGCATGGAAATCGATGTTGCGCTGCGCACCTACGATATTCCTCATGTCTGGCCAGAGGCTGTGCTCAAGGAAGCCGCCAAGCTCAAGCCGGAAGTCGAAGAAAAAGACAAAGAGAAGCGCATCGACCTGCGCCATCTGCCGTTCGTCACCATTGACGGCGAAGATGCCCGCGACTTCGACGATGCGGTCTACTGCGAAGCCAAACCCGGCAAACTGCGCCTGTTCTCCGGCGGCTGGAAGTTGTTCGTCGCGATTGCCGACGTATCCAGCTACGTGAAGATCGGTTCGGCTCTGGATAACGAAGCCCAGGTGCGCGGCAACTCCGTGTACTTCCCTGAGCGCGTGATCCCGATGCTGCCTGAGCAGCTGTCCAACGGCCTGTGCTCCCTGAACCCGAAAGTCGACCGCTTGGCCATGGTGTGCGAGATGACCATCTCGAAAACCGGCGAAATGACCGACTACCAGTTCTACGAAGCAGTGATCCACTCCCAGGCGCGCCTGACCTACAACAAGGTCAGCACCATCCTGGAAGCGCCGAAGACCAGCGAAGCCAAGGCTTTGCGCACCCAGTATGCATACGTAGTCCCGCACCTCAAGCAGCTGTATTCGCTGTACAAGGTGTTGCTGGGCGCACGTCATGTGCGTGGCGCGATTGATTTTGAAACTCAGGAAACTCGGATCATCTTCGGTTCCGAGCGCAAAATCGCCGAAATCACGCCGACTACCCGTAATGACGCGCACAAGCTGATCGAGGAATGCATGCTGGCGGCCAACGTGGCTACCGCTGAGTTCCTGAAAAAGCACGAGATTCCTGCCTTGTATCGGGTTCACGATGGTCCGCCGCCGGAGCGCCTGGAAAAACTGCGCGCCTTCCTCGGCGAGCTTGGCCTGTCGCTGCACAAAGGCAAGGACGGCCCGTCGCCGAAGGATTACCAGGCTCTGCTGGCCAGCATCAAGGATCGTCCGGACTTCCACCTGATCCAGACCGTGATGCTGCGTTCCCTAAGCCAGGCGGTGTACAGCGCCGACAATCAGGGCCACTTCGGCCTGAATTACGAGGCGTACACGCACTTCACCTCGCCGATCCGTCGCTATCCGGACCTGCTCACGCACCGCGCAATCCGCAGTGTGATCCATTCCAAGCAGAACACCCCGCACGTCAAGCGCGCCGGTGCCATGACCATTCCGAAGGCACGGATCTATCCGTACGACGAAGCGGCCCTGGAACAGTTGGGCGAGCAGTGCTCCATGAGCGAGCGCCGCGCCGACGAAGCCACTCGCGATGTGGTGAACTGGCTCAAGTGCGAGTTCATGAAAGACCGCGTAGGCGAGTCGTTCCCGGGCGTGATTACCGCCGTGACCGGCTTTGGCCTGTTCGTCGAGCTGACCGACATCTACGTCGAAGGCCTGGTACACGTCACCGCCTTGCCGGGTGACTACTACCACTTCGACCCTGTGCATCACCGCCTGGCGGGCGAGCGCACCGGTCGCAGCTTCCGCTTGGGCGATACCGTGGAAGTGCGGGTCATGCGCGTCGATCTCGACGAGCGCAAGATCGACTTCGAGATGGCTGAAAAAACCATCGACGCTCCGATTGGCCGCAAGAAGCGTGGTGCTGAAACTGCAGCACCGGCGAAAAAAGGCGCTCCGGCGAAAGCTGCCGCTGCAGCCGAGCCCGCCGCCAAGCCTGCTCGTCGCTCGTCGACCAAGGAAAAGGTCAGCGATGCTTACCGTCCTAGCGATGCCGCGGCGAAAAACGCCGAACTGCGCAAGAGCCGCGAATTGAAGCAACAGTTGCTCAACGAAGCCAAAAGCGGTGGTAAAGCGGCGTCTGGGGGAAAGTCCCAGGGCGCCGACAAGCCGTCGAGCAAACCGAGTAAACACCGTAAAGGCCCGCCTAAAGCGGGTTCGGCCCCTGCGAAAAGCAGCGGGTCGCGCAAACCTAAGGCCAAGTCATGA